Proteins from a single region of Trichomycterus rosablanca isolate fTriRos1 chromosome 16, fTriRos1.hap1, whole genome shotgun sequence:
- the htr1ab gene encoding 5-hydroxytryptamine (serotonin) receptor 1A b translates to MDLRDMDGTKNASEIWSNHSNLEQTATEEVPLWYQISTSVLIGALILCSVFGNACVVAAIALERSLQNVQNYLIGSLAVTDLMVSVLVMPMACLRQVLNKWRLGQVACDIFISLDVLCCTSSILHLCAIALDRYWAITDPIDYMKKRTLKRAAVLIGVTWLVGFSISVPPMLIMKSQPNSKTMENSTDVCSISDDPWYTIYSTFGAFYIPLILMLVLYGRIFKAARFRIRKTVRRTEKKKVTCLTVSTNPEQTGKTWRSSVEPKPASCVNGAVKHSDDGESLEILEVHGSSKHDLPLPNTPSTAPLFENRNEKSTDAKRKLALARERKTVKTLGIIMGTFILCWLPFFIKALVNPFCQSCYMPVWLIDVIDWLGYSNSLLNPIIYAYFNKDFQNAFQKILKCHFCRK, encoded by the coding sequence ATGGATTTGCGCGACATGGATGGGACCAAGAACGCGTCCGAGATTTGGTCAAATCACAGCAATTTGGAGCAAACCGCGACCGAGGAGGTGCCCCTGTGGTACCAGATCTCTACATCGGTTCTGATCGGTGCGCTTATTCTGTGCTCCGTGTTTGGAAACGCGTGCGTCGTGGCGGCGATCGCTTTGGAGAGGTCGCTGCAAAACGTGCAGAACTACTTAATCGGATCTCTAGCTGTAACGGATCTTATGGTGTCGGTGCTCGTAATGCCCATGGCGTGTCTGCGACAAGTTCTGAACAAGTGGAGACTCGGACAGGTCGCGTGTGATATATTTATCTCGCTGGACGTGTTGTGTTGCACATCTTCGATTCTGCATCTGTGCGCAATTGCGCTGGATAGGTACTGGGCGATCACCGACCCCATAGACTATATGAAGAAACGGACTCTGAAGCGTGCGGCGGTTCTGATCGGTGTCACCTGGCTGGTTGGTTTCTCGATATCCGTGCCACCTATGCTGATCATGAAATCACAGCCTAACAGCAAAACAATGGAGAACTCGACGGACGTTTGCTCGATCAGTGACGATCCCTGGTACACCATCTACTCTACATTTGGCGCATTCTACATCCCGCTCATCCTCATGCTCGTGCTGTACGGGCGCATCTTCAAAGCAGCTCGGTTTCGGATCCGTAAAACCGTGCGCCGGACCGAGAAGAAGAAAGTCACCTGCCTGACAGTGTCTACCAACCCGGAGCAAACCGGGAAAACCTGGCGCAGCAGCGTAGAACCCAAACCGGCATCGTGCGTCAACGGCGCGGTCAAGCACTCGGACGACGGAGAGTCTCTAGAGATTCTGGAAGTTCACGGATCTTCAAAGCACGACCTTCCGTTACCGAACACACCCAGCACCGCGCCGCTGTTCGAGAACAGAAACGAGAAGAGCACAGATGCGAAGCGCAAACTGGCGCTGGCGCGGGAGCGCAAAACCGTAAAGACGCTGGGCATCATCATGGGCACCTTCATACTTTGCTGGCTGCCGTTCTTCATTAAAGCCCTGGTGAACCCATTCTGCCAGTCCTGTTACATGCCTGTGTGGCTCATAGATGTGATCGACTGGCTGGGCTACTCCAACTCCCTGCTCAACCCCATCATCTACGCGTACTTCAACAAGGACTTCCAGAACGCCTTCCAAAAAATCCTCAAATGCCACTTTTGTCGGAAATGA
- the rnf180b gene encoding E3 ubiquitin-protein ligase RNF180, whose protein sequence is MACSYTAGASGRVGIREELSILRCRRCRRCVLDSTCLLSGLDDLMAECTVWHVDHDASPDWILTVIDQVHWTVGKLNCQHCGARLGGFNFLNRSKCPCGRDTSVHLSKSRVDLGFKRPVHPSRPGVAAGRAECKDKVLRAPADENFPQTQATRCSNPPLLPHAPHIPTDEELQLLRTAAPQELGEEPRSHASVAEHNGPEPTGRLENVESGLRASPRRTGTQEQEPQSEFSSGSVLTMTKREKNRMKSLRRKQRKKERWMQRQLEEKEQDEDGNLTGSDDDQKEGYTCAVCLDVYYKPYMCQPCSHVFCEPCLRTLAKNRSDRTPCPLCRTLVSHVLFQEELHRRVSTYFPRDYRSRKKTFQNANYSKWPLPNCPKHLHMLWGLHRPGASAGRWQLAFRAWILEGLDVGRWLDWIITVIIVSWVLLYIIM, encoded by the exons ATGGCCTGTTCTTATAcg GCCGGAGCATCGGGCCGTGTAGGAATTCGAGAGGAACTTTCGATCCTTCGGTGCAGGAGATGCAGAAGATGTGTTTTAGACTCGACATGCCTGCTTTCT GGATTAGATGATTTGATGGCCGAATGTACGGTGTGGCACGTGGATCATGATGCATCACCTGACTGGATCCTGACAGTTATAGATCAG GTGCACTGGACAGTAGGGAAACTGAACTGTCAGCACTGTGGAGCTCGTCTGGGAGGTTTCAATTTTCTCAACCGTTCCAAATGCCCCTGCGGACGCGATACGAGCGTGCATCTTAGCAAAAGCAGAGTCGATCTGGGTTTCAAGCGTCCCGTCCACCCGAgcagaccgggcgtggctgctGGACGTGCAGAGTGTAAAGACAAAGTGCTCAGAGCGCCGGCAGACGAGAACTTTCCACAGACACAAGCCACTCGGTGCAGTAACCCTCCCTTATTGCCACACGCGCCTCACATTCCAACAGATGAGGAACTGCAGCTTCTGAGGACGGCGGCTCCTCAGGAGTTAGGTGAAGAACCACGGAGCCACGCGTCCGTCGCGGAACATAACGGACCCGAGCCAACAGGACGTCTGGAGAACGTAGAGAGTGGACTGAGGGCATCGCCTCGGCGCACAGGAACGCAGGAACAGGAACCACAGAGCGAGTTCAGCTCCGGATCAGTGCTGACGATGACCAAGAGGGAGAAGAATCGCATGAAGAGCCTTAGAAGGAAGCAGAGGAAGAAAGAGCGCTGGATGCAGAGACAGCTGGAGGAGAAGGAACAG GATGAAGACGGGAATCTGACGGGCAGTGACGATGACCAGAAGGAAGGCTATACCTGCGCCGTGTGTCTGGACGTCTACTACAAGCCGTACATGTGCCAGCCCTGCAGCCATGTGTTCTGTGAGCCCTGTCTGAGGACTCTGGCCAAGAACCGGTCGGACAGAACCCCCTGCCCGCTGTGCAGGACCCTCGTATCGCACGTCCTCTTCCAAGAAG AGCTTCACCGGAGAGTCAGCACTTACTTCCCCAGAGATTACCGCTCCAGAAAGAAGACGTTCCAGAACGCCAACTATTCCAAATGGCCTCTGCCCAACTGTCCAAAGCACCTGCACATGTTATGGG GGTTGCATAGACCCGGAGCCTCTGCTGGACGGTGGCAGCTCGCGTTTAGAGCTTGGATACTGGAAGGACTGGACGTGGGAAGATGGCTGGACTggattattactgttattattgtcaGCTGGGTGCTGCTCTACATTATCATGTGA